Proteins from a genomic interval of Moorena sp. SIOASIH:
- a CDS encoding AbrB/MazE/SpoVT family DNA-binding domain-containing protein, protein MKTAIVRIGDSQGIRIPKAIIEECGLANVVEITVKDGKVIISPVSHSRQGWEEAFKEMADNGDDELLIDDRIKNSWDEEDWKW, encoded by the coding sequence ATGAAAACTGCCATTGTACGTATTGGAGATTCCCAAGGAATTAGAATTCCTAAAGCAATTATTGAAGAATGTGGTTTAGCCAATGTAGTTGAAATAACAGTAAAAGATGGAAAGGTGATTATTTCGCCAGTATCCCACTCTCGTCAAGGATGGGAAGAAGCGTTTAAAGAAATGGCCGACAATGGTGATGATGAATTATTAATTGATGATCGAATTAAAAATTCTTGGGATGAAGAGGATTGGAAATGGTAG
- a CDS encoding type II toxin-antitoxin system PemK/MazF family toxin, producing the protein MVAIPKQFEVYLVCLDPTIGSEIKKTRPCVIISPNEMNQYIKTVIIAPMTTAKRNYPTRVNLTFKGKEAQVVLDQIRTIDKSRLINKLGKLPEEIGNQVLDTLVEMFSRD; encoded by the coding sequence ATGGTAGCGATTCCCAAGCAATTTGAGGTGTATTTGGTTTGTCTCGATCCCACCATTGGTTCTGAAATTAAGAAGACTCGCCCTTGTGTGATTATATCTCCTAATGAGATGAATCAGTATATCAAGACAGTGATTATTGCACCAATGACGACAGCGAAGCGAAATTATCCCACACGAGTTAATTTAACTTTTAAAGGAAAAGAAGCACAAGTCGTTTTAGATCAAATTCGGACGATTGATAAGAGTCGCTTAATTAATAAGCTAGGAAAGCTTCCTGAAGAGATTGGTAATCAGGTACTTGATACTTTAGTGGAAATGTTTTCTAGGGATTAG
- the modB gene encoding molybdate ABC transporter permease subunit codes for MEDFSPLWISLKTAGLATILAFFLGITVAGWMFSYRGKGKGIIDSILTLPIVLPPTVVGFLLLLLLGRNSPVGQLLRQLGLSVILSWPATVIAATVVAFPLMYKTVLGAFKQVNQDLINCARTLGASECRVFWQVLLPLAWPGVMAGTVLAFARALGEFGATLMLAGSIPGRTQTIAIAIFFAAQAGRMGEALLWVLIMVAIALVAITIINYEQGVGSREQGAGNREQGIGTKSNIEVRKGSPLTPLIKGGTRASLIKGGKEQGIGKKSHIEVRKGSPLTPLNKGGTRASLIKGGKEQGIGKKSHIEVRKGSPLTPLNKGGTRASLNQGGKEQGIGKIFNIEVSQGLLVELRKELTSSFTLDAKFTANGKPLGILGASGSGKSMTLRCIAGLATPTQGRIVLNGRVLFDSKQGINLPPHQRRIGFVFQNYALFPHMNVAENIGFGLQELPKAQRNERVWKYIELMHLQGLEKRYPHELSGGQQQRVALARAIAIAPEALLLDEPLSALDTYLRNQIEMLLTEIFSTYQGATLFVTHKLEEAYRVCGNLLVLSEGNVIASGSKEAIFEHPPSFRVAQLTECKNFSRVEIIDHQKIQALDWNCSLSVVEPIRKSLAYVGIRAHHLRFLNEPNHDNTFPCWLVTMSETQHRVTLYLSLYTPSRNTGLMDCPLNPPILGDFDMIPPQSWGVRGAGDFDMIPPQNWGVRGAKPTKLGKSYNPQQYHLQAEVFKEKWHQIKAWPEPWYVQLDALRLILMES; via the coding sequence ATGGAAGATTTCTCTCCTTTATGGATTTCCCTAAAAACTGCTGGCTTGGCTACTATCTTGGCTTTCTTTCTGGGAATTACAGTAGCGGGTTGGATGTTTAGCTATCGAGGGAAAGGTAAAGGAATTATTGATAGTATCTTAACCCTTCCGATAGTGCTACCGCCTACAGTAGTTGGCTTCTTATTACTGTTGTTACTAGGTAGAAATAGCCCAGTGGGACAGCTATTAAGGCAATTGGGATTATCTGTAATCTTGTCTTGGCCTGCTACTGTGATTGCTGCTACTGTAGTTGCCTTTCCTTTGATGTATAAAACTGTACTGGGAGCTTTCAAACAAGTCAATCAGGATTTGATTAACTGTGCCCGTACCTTGGGGGCTTCTGAATGTAGGGTATTTTGGCAAGTGTTGCTACCTTTGGCTTGGCCAGGGGTGATGGCGGGGACAGTTCTGGCGTTTGCGAGAGCTTTGGGAGAGTTTGGCGCTACTTTAATGCTAGCCGGGAGTATTCCTGGCAGAACCCAAACCATTGCGATCGCTATCTTTTTTGCAGCCCAAGCCGGGAGGATGGGGGAAGCACTACTATGGGTGTTGATCATGGTTGCGATCGCTCTCGTGGCAATCACCATCATTAACTATGAACAGGGAGTAGGGAGTAGGGAGCAGGGAGCAGGGAACAGGGAACAGGGAATAGGGACAAAATCTAACATAGAAGTAAGGAAGGGATCCCCCCTAACCCCCCTTATTAAGGGGGGGACTAGAGCTTCCCTTATTAAGGGGGGAAAAGAACAGGGAATAGGGAAAAAATCTCACATAGAAGTAAGGAAGGGATCCCCCCTAACCCCCCTTAATAAGGGGGGGACTAGAGCTTCCCTTATTAAGGGGGGAAAAGAACAGGGAATAGGGAAAAAATCTCACATAGAAGTAAGGAAGGGATCCCCCCTAACCCCCCTTAATAAGGGGGGGACTAGAGCTTCCCTTAATCAGGGGGGAAAAGAACAGGGAATAGGGAAAATATTTAATATAGAAGTAAGTCAAGGACTTTTAGTAGAGTTACGAAAAGAGCTAACGTCTAGCTTTACCCTAGATGCTAAATTTACTGCTAATGGTAAGCCGTTAGGAATCTTAGGGGCTTCTGGTTCTGGTAAAAGTATGACGCTACGGTGTATTGCTGGTTTGGCTACACCCACTCAAGGCCGGATTGTCTTGAACGGAAGAGTTTTGTTTGATTCCAAACAGGGTATTAATCTTCCTCCTCACCAACGTCGGATTGGTTTTGTGTTTCAAAACTACGCCCTGTTTCCCCACATGAATGTCGCTGAAAATATTGGTTTTGGCTTGCAGGAATTGCCGAAAGCCCAAAGGAATGAACGGGTATGGAAATATATTGAACTGATGCATTTACAGGGATTGGAAAAGCGCTATCCTCACGAACTTTCTGGGGGACAGCAACAGCGGGTAGCCTTGGCAAGAGCAATAGCGATCGCACCAGAAGCGTTACTCTTAGATGAGCCCCTTTCAGCCCTTGATACCTATCTCCGGAATCAGATCGAAATGCTACTAACGGAAATTTTCTCTACCTATCAAGGAGCGACTCTTTTCGTTACCCATAAATTAGAGGAAGCTTACCGAGTTTGTGGTAATCTGTTAGTACTTTCCGAAGGAAATGTTATTGCTTCTGGATCTAAAGAAGCTATTTTTGAGCATCCTCCTAGCTTTAGGGTAGCACAATTAACGGAGTGTAAAAACTTTTCTCGGGTTGAAATTATTGACCACCAAAAAATTCAAGCACTGGACTGGAACTGTAGTCTCTCAGTTGTGGAACCGATCAGGAAATCCTTAGCCTATGTTGGCATCCGTGCTCATCATTTGAGATTTCTAAATGAGCCAAATCACGACAATACATTTCCCTGTTGGCTGGTGACGATGAGTGAAACCCAGCACCGAGTTACACTGTATCTGAGTTTATATACTCCTTCTAGGAATACAGGACTTATGGATTGCCCCCTAAATCCCCCAATTCTGGGGGACTTTGACATGATTCCCCCCCAAAGTTGGGGGGTTAGGGGGGCGGGGGACTTTGACATGATTCCCCCCCAAAATTGGGGGGTTAGGGGGGCAAAACCAACTAAACTTGGTAAGTCCTACAATCCTCAACAGTATCACCTCCAAGCTGAAGTTTTTAAGGAAAAATGGCATCAGATTAAAGCTTGGCCTGAGCCATGGTATGTGCAGTTAGATGCTTTGAGGTTGATTTTGATGGAGAGTTGA
- the modA gene encoding molybdate ABC transporter substrate-binding protein: MVKSLTRSWFLCLSLSLVLIACNGATLKNQQPEVVSLTVSVAASLQDAMKAIKVLYTKQTPDVTIIYNFASSGSLQQQIEQGAPVDVFISAAPKQMNALESKGLLLEGTRQSILNNQVVLITPKDDTGISNFKDLTSDKISKIAMGDPESVPAGQYAKEVLSTLNLFDQLKPKLVFGKDARQVLSYVETGNVDAGLVYATDAKVSNQVKRVATAPPESYSRIIYPVAVLKESKNPVHANQFVQFMSGESAKTVFLRYGFIMADKGVGSRE, from the coding sequence ATGGTTAAATCCCTAACTAGATCATGGTTTTTGTGCTTAAGTCTATCCTTAGTTTTAATAGCTTGCAATGGTGCTACCCTTAAAAATCAACAGCCAGAAGTGGTGAGCCTAACGGTATCAGTGGCTGCTAGCTTACAAGATGCTATGAAAGCTATCAAAGTACTCTATACTAAGCAAACACCAGATGTTACCATTATTTATAACTTTGCTTCCTCTGGTTCGTTGCAGCAACAAATCGAACAGGGCGCACCAGTGGATGTTTTTATTTCAGCAGCTCCCAAACAGATGAATGCTCTGGAATCTAAGGGGCTTTTACTAGAAGGGACAAGGCAAAGTATTCTTAATAATCAGGTAGTATTAATTACTCCTAAAGACGATACTGGTATCTCTAATTTTAAGGACTTAACCTCTGATAAAATTAGTAAAATAGCAATGGGAGACCCGGAAAGTGTACCAGCTGGACAGTATGCTAAGGAAGTTCTGTCTACTCTTAATTTGTTTGACCAGCTCAAACCGAAGTTGGTTTTTGGCAAAGATGCTCGCCAAGTTCTATCGTATGTGGAAACAGGTAATGTGGATGCTGGATTGGTGTATGCAACAGATGCTAAGGTATCAAACCAAGTTAAACGAGTGGCTACTGCTCCGCCAGAGTCTTACTCCCGGATTATCTACCCAGTAGCGGTATTGAAGGAGTCTAAAAATCCTGTTCATGCTAACCAGTTTGTGCAGTTTATGAGTGGTGAGTCAGCTAAAACTGTATTTTTGAGGTATGGGTTTATTATGGCGGATAAGGGAGTAGGGAGTAGGGAGTAG
- a CDS encoding ParA family protein produces MSRAALEITELRVQPDPFLGWRIAVISRGFDGKSKQERKNIALEGLKELTIQWLDLLTPEEKEQEWADSVPIDCTLENVPLWPEALARSRSGSSNPEAILFPSDLDEDLDRPIVATFYSLRGGVGRSTALAYTARILASRGRTVLCVDMDLEAPGLAALFGKEDEVKDQQGLVFVLLSLEQGEEPDIRNHILRVSETDEIYCLPAGLPNANYARLLSFMEPGAWYREDRNPLRELIQILSSDRLPFKPDVILLDARTGMTPLNGPLLFDLADLAIIVFFPHPQAQRGTGELVRALLAAETRRSEQRLTPEPRFIVSPIPASKAPEVVERYQHRAIEWIGDWLSVLRDKQSRSEPIKESDITHFIPYREEIATSDKILSNQETWRDFEPVAEWLERFLPTASEEELPNSLSDSKGQILNELEFSAGRAEYQDNFLETFVETQLVNRALHPRIPLILGRKGTGKTAIFRRLVEDSEKTSIVVLSPSDLKDDRPWVINSESFTAIDEALETTGKSWRDFWLLQTCLACHLSWPGEKPQPDAALLQVLGTDPTRELEVVRWFESLLPQSQVGLLARDWLTRFDRAAQSTIILLFDGLDTGFGNEQPNRERRTKAIEGLLSLITDLGDNLKKLKFKVLLREDIWRRLRFDNKSHFFGRSVVLEWRERADFFKVIIKQALKSDRFKVLVVNSIQQGSLLSNLSSSSDAFSDYLSESQVFEIWNLLVGERMKGGKSAFTRNWVWKRIADGSNNHSPRALLELFVEAKDWEINEQERNPYQKTIIRPRALSASLEKVSEKALDALINEEFSELQELIDRLISIGRSPFKATEVTGLDDQLKLAREVGLLSIYEGTEDYVERYKVPDLYLSGIGMTRKGQA; encoded by the coding sequence ATGTCACGTGCAGCTTTAGAGATTACGGAGCTGCGGGTTCAACCGGATCCGTTTCTAGGCTGGCGTATTGCTGTCATTTCCCGAGGATTTGATGGCAAATCCAAACAAGAACGTAAGAACATTGCTCTAGAGGGACTAAAAGAATTGACCATTCAGTGGTTAGATTTGCTCACTCCTGAGGAGAAGGAGCAGGAATGGGCTGACTCTGTTCCCATTGATTGCACCCTTGAAAACGTACCCCTTTGGCCTGAAGCTCTGGCTCGCTCTCGCTCTGGCTCTAGTAATCCTGAAGCAATCCTATTTCCATCGGATCTAGACGAAGACCTTGACCGACCGATCGTCGCAACATTTTATTCCCTCAGAGGAGGAGTTGGTCGCTCAACTGCCCTGGCTTATACTGCCCGAATTCTTGCCAGTCGTGGACGCACTGTGCTCTGTGTTGACATGGATTTGGAAGCTCCAGGATTAGCGGCTTTGTTTGGAAAGGAAGACGAGGTTAAGGATCAACAGGGGTTGGTATTTGTTTTACTAAGTTTGGAGCAAGGGGAAGAGCCTGACATCCGTAATCATATTCTGAGGGTTTCTGAAACCGATGAGATTTACTGTCTTCCGGCAGGTTTACCCAATGCCAATTATGCGCGTTTGCTGAGCTTTATGGAACCTGGAGCTTGGTATCGGGAAGATAGAAATCCATTACGTGAACTGATTCAGATTTTAAGTAGTGATCGTCTTCCTTTCAAGCCTGATGTCATTTTACTAGATGCTCGCACAGGAATGACTCCTCTCAATGGACCGCTCCTGTTTGACTTGGCTGATCTGGCAATTATTGTTTTTTTTCCTCATCCTCAAGCTCAAAGAGGTACGGGTGAACTGGTTCGTGCATTGCTGGCTGCTGAGACTAGACGAAGTGAACAGCGGCTTACTCCAGAGCCACGATTTATTGTGTCTCCAATTCCTGCTAGTAAAGCACCAGAAGTTGTGGAACGATACCAACATAGAGCTATTGAATGGATTGGAGACTGGCTCTCTGTGCTGAGGGATAAACAATCGAGATCAGAGCCGATTAAAGAATCAGATATTACACATTTTATTCCCTATCGAGAAGAGATTGCCACATCAGATAAAATCTTATCTAATCAAGAAACGTGGCGTGACTTTGAGCCGGTTGCTGAATGGTTAGAACGTTTTCTCCCTACAGCTAGTGAAGAAGAGCTACCGAATAGTTTGTCCGATAGTAAGGGGCAAATTTTAAACGAGTTAGAATTTTCTGCAGGAAGAGCAGAATACCAAGATAATTTTCTGGAAACCTTTGTAGAAACACAGTTAGTTAATCGCGCCCTTCATCCTCGCATCCCTCTAATCCTTGGTCGTAAAGGTACTGGTAAAACGGCTATTTTCCGTCGTCTGGTGGAAGATTCTGAGAAAACTTCCATTGTAGTTTTATCCCCCAGTGATCTCAAAGACGATCGCCCGTGGGTTATCAACTCTGAAAGTTTCACCGCCATTGATGAGGCTTTAGAAACTACAGGAAAAAGCTGGCGTGACTTCTGGTTACTCCAGACTTGTCTTGCCTGTCACCTATCCTGGCCTGGAGAGAAGCCTCAACCGGATGCCGCTCTATTACAAGTTCTAGGGACTGATCCTACTAGGGAATTAGAGGTTGTGCGATGGTTTGAGAGTTTACTACCACAATCTCAAGTAGGTTTATTGGCAAGAGATTGGCTAACTCGTTTCGATCGTGCTGCACAATCTACTATTATTCTTCTTTTCGATGGACTTGATACAGGATTTGGAAATGAACAACCGAATCGAGAAAGACGCACTAAAGCAATTGAAGGACTGCTTTCGTTGATTACTGATTTAGGGGACAATCTGAAAAAATTAAAATTCAAAGTTCTATTACGGGAAGATATCTGGCGTAGGCTTCGCTTCGATAATAAAAGTCACTTTTTCGGGCGTTCTGTAGTCCTTGAATGGCGTGAGCGAGCAGATTTTTTTAAAGTTATAATTAAGCAAGCTCTGAAATCGGATAGATTTAAAGTACTTGTCGTAAATTCAATTCAGCAAGGTAGTTTGTTATCAAATTTGTCATCAAGTAGTGACGCCTTTAGTGACTATTTGAGTGAATCACAGGTCTTTGAAATTTGGAATCTTTTGGTTGGTGAGCGGATGAAAGGGGGGAAATCTGCCTTTACTCGGAACTGGGTCTGGAAACGAATTGCTGATGGCAGTAACAACCATAGTCCCCGTGCTCTATTAGAACTTTTCGTAGAGGCGAAAGATTGGGAAATAAACGAGCAAGAGCGAAATCCTTATCAGAAAACTATCATCCGACCACGGGCTTTGAGTGCATCTCTTGAAAAGGTATCAGAAAAAGCATTAGATGCCTTGATCAATGAAGAGTTTAGTGAACTTCAAGAGTTGATTGATCGTCTGATAAGCATAGGACGTTCGCCCTTCAAGGCAACTGAGGTAACTGGATTAGATGATCAGTTAAAGCTTGCTAGAGAAGTGGGTTTGTTATCTATTTATGAAGGAACTGAAGATTACGTTGAACGTTATAAAGTTCCTGATCTTTATCTCTCTGGTATCGGTATGACCCGAAAGGGGCAAGCATAA
- a CDS encoding HEPN domain-containing protein: MAPTTVSDWIDIAKERTKDADAILKNRSQSIGAVYMAGYAIECSLKALLRYKNKPFPKHGNQGHNLRGLWEAAGLRLSDIRDPTGAKTFFIENWDTSLRYELTCNSSLTMAELVDGAKQLTKFIKFKISPKSRRRR; the protein is encoded by the coding sequence ATGGCTCCCACAACTGTAAGTGACTGGATCGACATCGCCAAGGAACGAACCAAAGATGCAGACGCTATTCTAAAAAATAGAAGTCAATCAATTGGAGCGGTTTATATGGCAGGATATGCTATTGAATGTAGTCTCAAGGCGTTATTACGATATAAAAATAAACCATTTCCGAAACATGGTAATCAGGGGCACAATCTACGGGGTTTATGGGAAGCAGCGGGATTGCGTCTCTCCGATATCCGTGACCCTACAGGTGCAAAGACATTTTTTATAGAAAACTGGGATACATCCCTACGTTATGAACTAACCTGTAATAGTAGCCTGACAATGGCGGAGTTGGTAGATGGAGCAAAGCAGTTAACAAAATTTATAAAGTTTAAAATTAGTCCTAAATCCCGGAGGCGCAGATGA
- a CDS encoding PEP-CTERM sorting domain-containing protein, producing MTNLSTQFALVTTAVALTSATIGVLPAAAEQVINQEFSGELQLSDFPDFLPEPPPQTRDYQGFVEYNTEGELLSWFLDVEGLEQVGSDITLEPLPSPFPLPPRTFVTTFDATPDSWILDIDFGRAVDAGAYILTWNRESGITFTLGGSLLPPTTYVDPNPNFKETITEDPSKPDPTSVPEPASGLALLGLTALGAGGLFRKKDK from the coding sequence ATGACTAATCTTTCTACGCAATTCGCTCTTGTTACTACTGCTGTCGCTTTAACCTCTGCTACCATTGGAGTTTTACCGGCTGCTGCTGAGCAGGTAATTAACCAAGAATTCAGCGGTGAACTTCAATTATCAGATTTTCCTGATTTTCTGCCAGAGCCTCCTCCCCAAACTAGAGATTACCAGGGGTTTGTTGAGTACAATACTGAAGGGGAATTACTTTCTTGGTTTCTTGATGTAGAAGGGTTAGAGCAAGTCGGTTCTGATATTACCCTTGAACCATTGCCTTCTCCTTTTCCTCTTCCTCCTAGAACCTTTGTTACTACCTTTGACGCTACCCCTGATAGTTGGATTCTAGATATCGATTTTGGTAGGGCTGTTGATGCCGGGGCTTATATCCTTACCTGGAACAGAGAGTCAGGAATTACCTTTACTCTTGGGGGTTCCCTATTACCTCCAACTACCTATGTTGATCCCAATCCTAATTTTAAGGAAACGATCACCGAGGATCCCTCAAAGCCAGATCCAACTAGTGTACCTGAACCGGCTTCTGGATTAGCACTACTGGGACTTACTGCTTTAGGTGCTGGTGGATTGTTTAGAAAAAAGGATAAATAA
- a CDS encoding transposase: MLLNYQYQAYPSSKQKLELNDWLRICRYWYNWQLGDRFRWWNENRTAVNSCPLITYLPELRDNPGYFSQKKLLPIWKKDLVTVVHSGELLDFTRVPANTLQDVCKRADLAFSRFIKGDCNGSRSGKPRFKNQARYRTLKIDGKDCFSVARIEKKWIWLKISKLKGWLKVRLHRPLPDGFKLKNILITKKTDGWYTTLCLEDSTVPTLTPESVIPTWDNSIGLDAVLYGEDYLATSENTKLPSLKSYRKNHSDLEKVQTKKNAKTKGSKARRKLQSREARIHQRIAMSRKDHAYKTAHLLVRTGKKVFYYENLNLTGLNKRNKPKPDGKGGYLPNGQSAKSGLNKSWLDAGFGQFFEVLGYIAGKAGAVTKKCNPAYTSQLLSYRDEFVFTDCDLREYWDEQEMLMVDRDVNAAINLKRVGLGVFPTIKRCKGNPVIARSITNSTSKEVLVALRSARSLHLTDREV; the protein is encoded by the coding sequence ATGCTGCTCAACTACCAATACCAGGCTTATCCAAGTAGTAAACAAAAACTAGAACTAAATGATTGGCTACGGATTTGTCGGTACTGGTACAACTGGCAGTTGGGCGATCGCTTTCGGTGGTGGAATGAAAACCGCACTGCTGTTAATTCTTGTCCGTTGATTACTTATCTACCAGAACTCAGAGATAACCCCGGTTATTTCAGTCAAAAAAAGCTGTTACCAATCTGGAAAAAAGACTTGGTGACAGTTGTCCACTCAGGTGAATTGCTGGACTTTACCCGAGTTCCGGCGAATACTTTACAGGACGTATGTAAAAGAGCAGACCTAGCTTTCAGTCGATTCATCAAAGGCGATTGTAATGGTAGTCGTAGCGGAAAACCCCGATTTAAAAATCAAGCTAGATACAGGACTTTAAAGATAGATGGGAAAGACTGTTTTTCTGTAGCCAGAATCGAGAAGAAATGGATATGGCTAAAGATAAGTAAACTCAAGGGCTGGCTCAAAGTACGACTACATCGTCCGCTGCCCGACGGGTTTAAGCTCAAGAATATTCTAATCACCAAGAAAACCGATGGTTGGTACACAACCTTATGCTTAGAAGATTCTACAGTACCAACGCTTACACCAGAAAGTGTTATTCCCACTTGGGATAATAGCATAGGGTTGGATGCGGTACTTTATGGAGAAGATTATCTAGCAACATCTGAAAACACCAAACTACCTTCACTTAAGTCTTACCGTAAAAATCATTCTGATTTAGAAAAGGTACAGACAAAAAAGAATGCCAAGACAAAAGGCAGTAAAGCTAGAAGGAAATTGCAATCGCGTGAAGCGAGAATACATCAACGGATTGCTATGAGCCGGAAGGATCATGCCTATAAAACAGCTCATTTGCTGGTTAGAACCGGAAAAAAAGTTTTCTATTATGAAAATTTGAACCTTACTGGTTTAAATAAACGAAATAAACCCAAGCCAGATGGGAAGGGTGGATATTTGCCTAATGGACAGTCCGCTAAATCTGGATTAAATAAGTCTTGGTTGGACGCAGGGTTTGGGCAGTTCTTTGAGGTACTGGGCTACATAGCTGGAAAAGCTGGAGCAGTAACGAAAAAGTGTAACCCTGCCTATACCTCTCAGCTGTTAAGCTATCGAGACGAGTTTGTATTCACGGATTGCGACCTCCGCGAGTATTGGGATGAGCAAGAAATGTTAATGGTTGACCGCGACGTAAATGCCGCAATTAACCTAAAACGAGTGGGGCTGGGCGTGTTCCCCACTATAAAACGCTGTAAGGGGAATCCGGTTATAGCTAGGTCTATAACTAATAGTACCTCAAAGGAAGTTTTAGTAGCTCTAAGGAGTGCTAGAAGCTTACACTTAACGGATAGGGAAGTGTAG